A genomic segment from Drosophila miranda strain MSH22 chromosome 3, D.miranda_PacBio2.1, whole genome shotgun sequence encodes:
- the LOC117185841 gene encoding uncharacterized protein LOC117185841 isoform X3 → MTAMPVVWCTDPNSVNNKPTAFALHGIQLQGNVTERQVHALRELVNAAAEGRLILPSDGTFTLLDSGLSIESSIVAAGRGRGRGLKQEDAVSPSESPEPPKNAKNTYILMPVSKASPTPTPALDRPGGQPEAIAAAAAAQLEFLLEPKYSPSPPASSDSAMEAMEGGAGGVAGGEILYEFLCCAKCMNEQRTGQSGTCNGRRLQRYLRSCRGSDYEPVNDPAGTWQLQLDPVCSIASRYARRQYRPHHHHQQRHRPHGTVSTGIARNRPNTNRHHKLPIHSVKIFHNRSSCTPASAATPLGACNVGGGQEVSPIPMPSPSHSPSPNRSRSHRASDGNEAFSLSPTAARSTSLKAAETALTLPLYAVVNKSRESSSEMPTVLAVVPEEAPQGGPSAVVRDLISFDDDQEQEQEQRAEGAGSSCDGPNVDLLCAPNEEDVLLALLVTPPPTPPKPGSPVSHNSSRKTSFDSTSTISSMDSGFMEMQNKLDALAAAAAAAAAAVGTSATVAAEKIARRNYKECLTQSRNRRKSYEEFKAMFVEPATAAAAASEAVATLPLSMPQASSMAAADDATPAASNTVIPPTTTTTTTTLASISEQETTSERGDKPDCANEFATSDAVPGPGPDPGPRSPMAPDEMDTGDGDCEGDADGCRTAKATATINSTTTEAMRKNSDFLSQILDHQFAAKERAKAHKRRTSYEEFKRLVSEIEPLECLDTVAVIAATPTATVTAAVGAPATAATTSPLKRQNSRQRKSFASYFLPRRHSTKEPKTGDKENVPAAPTGEGKQLQTYAKLPGSNCDANYRRNFKIYDKLVYGTIYDIIQRKNDIYQLTYQKYDKYMTYGTIYEILHHRKSSQDGGCTPGGWQRKSLSSILESKSSDVIYDIIQKREREKQRQQRALASRQDSATSTASACSTVQHKYGTIYDILQGERLEASDAGESRRPVAAKPTRFVVSHVEEQVARREPEPAKSQETTPSAAESGVEAGKPASKPKKMRRLSNILSYSRSCAAGSGQEEPDAGGATTHPEESKQKRSQAKRRIGVTNLLLPLDSEELYTRIIAQQRRQHRAHLQLQSDSEAEPRQTDLGGCLMKSSSLDAISMSVACSPPATVGHTPNPSPPRPRRSLKQHRCLQRGPGQEQQQQRQRHQLALVKKHSLDHCLPAAGGGAGGVAGGGETRRQPLRRWSNQSPLRCTCLALEEDLPSHQCTCPLPLTAIEKSRSLPVAVGGACFTPPQTTTSTSTTTTTAAKKGKSRRLSEFTRGEFLNEKSWYFRKIKRIEAEKKLLLPENEHGAFLIRDSESRHNDYSLSVRDGDTVKHYRIRQLDEGGFFIARRTTFRTLQELVEHYSKDSDGLCVNLCKPCVQIEKPVTEGLSHRTRDQWEIDRTSLKFVRKLGSGQFGDVWEGQWNNTTPVAIKTLKSGTMDPKDFLAEAQIMKKLRHTKLIQLYAVCTVEEPIYIITELMKHGSLLEYLQAIAGKGRSLKMQTLIDMAAQIAAGMAYLESQNYIHRDLAARNVLVGDGNIVKIADFGLARLIKEDEYEARVGARFPIKWTAPEAANYSKFSIKSDVWSFGILLTELVTYGRIPYPGMTNAEVLTQVEHGYRMPLPPNCEPRLYEIMLECWHKDPMRRPTFETLQWKLEDFYTSDQSDYKEAQAY, encoded by the exons ATGACTGCCATGCCCGTGGTGTGGTGCACCGATCCCAATTCGGTGAACAACAAGCCCACGGCCTTCGCCCTGCACGGCATCCAGCTGCAGGGCAACGTGACGGAGCGGCAGGTCCACGCCCTCCGGGAGCTGGTGAACGCCGCCGCCGAGGGCCGCCTCATCCTGCCCTCGGACGGCACGTTCACGCTCCTCGACAGCGGCCTGAGCATCGAGAGCTCAATTGTGGCCGccggacggggacggggacggggactgAAGCAGGAGGACGCCGTAAGTCCCAGCGAGAGCCCAGAGCCCCCAAAGAACGCCAAGAACACGTACATCCTGATGCCCGTGAGCAAGGCATCGCCAACGCCGACACCGGCGTTGGACCGGCCCGGTGGACAGCCCGAGGCCATTGccgcggcggcggcggcccaGCTGGAGTTCCTGCTGGAGCCCAAGTACTCGCCCTCGCCGCCCGCCTCCTCGGACTCGGCCATGGAGGCCATGGAGGGGGGCGCTGGGGGTGTCGCCGGTGGCGAGATTCTGTACGAGTTCCTCTGCTGCGCCAAGTGCATGAACGAGCAGCGGACGGGGCAGAGCGGCACCTGCAACGGGCGCCGCCTGCAGCGGTATCTGCGGAGCTGCCGCGGCAGCGACTACGAGCCGGTCAACGACCCCGCGGGGACGtggcagctgcagctggaTCCTGTCTGCAGCATTGCCAGCCGGTATGCCCGCCGGCAGTACCGTccgcaccaccaccaccagcagcggcaCAGGCCGCACGGGACCGTCTCGACGGGGATAGCACGTAATCGGCCCAACACCAATCGCCACCACAAATTACCGATTCACAGTGTTAAAATCTTTCATAATCGCAGCAGTTGCACGCCAGCGTCAGCCGCTACCCCTCTGGGAGCATGCAATGTGGGCGGGGGCCAAGAGGTGTCGCCAATTCCGAtgcccagccccagccacagccccagccccaatCGCAGTCGCAGTCATAGAGCGAGCGACGGCAATGAAGCGTTCAGTTTGTCACCGACAGCGGCGCGATCTACATCGTTGAAAGCAGCGGAAACAGCACTCACGTTGCCCCTCTACGCGGTGGTTAACAAAAGTCGCGAATCGTCTAGTGAAATGCCCACTGTGCTGGCCGTGGTGCCCGAGGAGGCGCCGCAGGGCGGCCCCTCTGCGGTGGTGCGCGATTTGATCAGCTTCGATGACGatcaggagcaggagcaggagcagcgggCGGAGGGAGCAGGAAGCAGCTGTGATGGCCCCAATGTGGACCTGCTGTGCGCCCCGAACGAGGAGGATGTGCTGCTGGCCCTGCTCGTGACGCCACCGCCCACGCCGCCCAAGCCGGGCTCGCCCGTCAGCCACAATTCGAGCCGGAAGACGAGCTTCGACTCCACCAGCACCATCAGCTCCATGGACTCGGGCTTCATGGAGATGCAGAACAAGTTGGATGccctggcagcagcagcagcggcggcagcggcagcagtcgGAACATCTGCCACAGTGGCAGCAGAGAAGATCGCTCGCCGCAACTACAAGGAGTGTCTGACGCAGTCGCGAAATCGTCGCAAATCCTACGAGGAATTCAAAGCGATGTTTGTTGAAcctgcaacagcagcggcagcggcgtcgGAAGCAGTAGCCACATTGCCACTGTCCATGCCCCAAGCATCATCGATGGCTGCGGCAGATGACGCAAcaccagcagccagcaacacTGTGAtcccaccaacaacaacaacaacaacaacaacgcttGCCTCCATTTCAGAACAAGAAACCACAAGCGAGAGAGGCGATAAACCGGATTGCGCAAACGAGTTTGCCACCAGCGACGCAgtcccaggcccaggcccagacccagGCCCCAGATCCCCCATGGCCCCCGATGAAATGGATACCGGAGATGGCGATTGTGAGGGCGATGCCGATGGATGTCgaacagcaaaagcaacagcaacaataaaCAGCACCACCACAGAGGCAATGCGAAAGAATTCGGATTTTCTATCGCAGATTCTCGATCATCAGTTTGCGGCCAAGGAGCGGGCCAAGGCGCACAAGCGGCGGACATCGTACGAGGAATTCAAGCGATTGGTTAGCGAAATCGAGCCCCTGGAATGTCTGGATACAGTTGCAGTGATCGCTGCCACACccacagccacagtcacagcagCGGTGGGGGCACCTGCAACAGCGGCAACCACGTCACCGCTGAAGCGACAGAATTCGAGGCAACGCAAAAGCTTTGCCAGCTACTTCCTGCCCCGCCGACACTCGACCAAAGAGCCCAAGACCGGGGACAAGGAGAACGTGCCCGCGGCCCCAACGGGCGAGGGCAAGCAGCTGCAGACGTACGCGAAGCTGCCGGGCTCCAACTGCGACGCCAACTACAGGCGGAACTTCAAGATCTACGACAAGCTGGTCTACGGCACCATCTACGACATCATCCAGCGGAAGAACGACATCTACCAGCTGACGTACCAGAAGTACGACAAGTACATGACCTACGGCACCATCTACGAGATCCTGCACCACCGCAAGTCGTCGCAGGACGGCGGCTGCACCCCCGGCGGGTGGCAGAGGAAGAGCCTCAGCTCCATACTGGAGAGCAAGTCGAGCGACGTCATCTACGACATCATCCAGAAGAGGGAGCGCGAGAAACAGCGCCAGCAGCGAGCACTGGCCTCCCGCCAGGACTCCGCCACCTCCACCGCCTCGGCCTGCTCCACTGTCCAGCACAAGTATGGAACCATCTACGACATTCTGCAGGGCGAGAGGCTGGAGGCGAGCGATGCAGGGGAGAGCCGACGACCAGTGGCCGCCAAGCCAACGCGCTTCGTGGTCAGCCACGTGGAGGAGCAGGTGGCGCGgcgagagccagagccggcCAAGAGCCAGGAGACGACTCCGAGTGCCGCAGAGAGTGGCGTGGAAGCCGGGAAGCCGGCCAGCAAACCCAAGAAGATGCGACGCCTGTCCAACATCCTCAGCTACAGCAGATCCTGTGCGGCGGGCAGCGGGCAGGAGGAGCCAGACGCCGGAGGAGCGACGACCCACCCCGAGGAGTCCAAGCAGAAGCGCAGCCAGGCCAAGCGGCGGATCGGGGTGACGaatctgctgctgccgctggacTCCGAGGAGCTGTACACGCGCATCATTGCCCAGCAGAGGCGCCAGCACAGAGCCCACCTCCAGCTGCAGAGCGACAGCGAGGCGGAGCCCAGACAGACGGATCTGGGCGGCTGCCTGATGAAGTCCAGCTCCCTGGACGCCATCTCCATGTCGGTGGCCTGCTCCCCGCCTGCCACCGTCGGCCACACGCCGAACCCGTCGCCGCCCCGACCCCGCCGCAGCCTCAAGCAGCACCGGTGCCTGCAGCGCGGCCCGggccaggagcagcagcagcagcgccagaGGCACCAACTGGCGCTGGTCAAGAAGCACTCGCTGGACCACTGCCTGCCGGCGGCAGGGGGAGGGGCAGGGGGAGTGGCAGGGGGAGGGGAGACCCGGAGGCAGCCACTGCGCCGCTGGTCCAACCAGAGCCCCCTCCGGTGCACCTGCCTGGCCCTCGAGGAGGATCTGCCCAGCCACCAGTGCACTTGCCCGCTTCCGTTGACTGCCATTGAGAAGTCGCGATCGCTGCCCGTCGCCGTAGGCGGTGCCTGCTTCACCCCCCCGCAAACAACGACGTCGAcgtcgacgacgacgacgactgcGGCCAAGAAAGGCAAATCGCGTCGACTTTCGGAATTTACGCGCGGTGAatttttaaatgaaaaatC CTGGTACTTCCGCAAAATCAAACGCATTGAGGCTGAGAAAAAACTTCTACTGCCAGAGAACGAGCACGGTGCATTTTTAATTCGTGATTCCGAGAGCCGACACAACGACTATTCGCTATCAG TGCGCGATGGCGACACGGTCAAGCACTATCGCATCAGGCAGCTGGACGAGGGCGGCTTCTTCATTGCCAGACGCACAACATTCAG AACCCTGCAGGAGCTGGTCGAGCACTATTCCAAGGACTCCGACGGCCTGTGCGTCAACCTCTGCAAGCCCTGTGTACAG ATCGAGAAACCTGTCACCGAGGGCCTATCGCATCGAACACGCGACCAGTGGGAGATCGACAGAACGTCCCTCAAATTTGTGCGCAAACTGGGCTCCGGCCAGTTCGGCGACGTTTGGGAGGGACAGTGGAACAACACAACACCCGTGGCCATTAAAACTCTGAAATCGG GCACAATGGACCCCAAGGACTTCTTAGCCGAAGCCCAGATCATGAAGAAGCTGCGCCACACGAAGCTCATACAGCTGTACGCTGTTTGCACGGTGGAGGAGCCCATCTACATTATCACGGAGTTGATGAAGCACGGTTCACTGTTGGAATATCTGCAAG CCATTGCAGGCAAAGGTCGTAGCCTCAAAATGCAGACGCTCATCGATATGGCCGCACAAATAGCCGCTGGCATGGCCTACCTGGAGTCCCAGAACTACATCCACAGAGACTTGGCGGCGCGCAACGTTCTCGTTGGCGATGGCAACATTGTGAAGATAGCCGACTTTGGTTTGGCCAG GCTCATCAAGGAGGACGAGTACGAGGCGCGAGTTGGCGCCCGCTTCCCCATCAAATGGACAGCGCCCGAGGCGGCCAACTACAGTAAATTCTCAATCAAATCTGATGTCTGGAGCTTCGGTATTCTCCTCACCGAGCTGGTCACTTACGGACGCATACCATATCCGG GTATGACCAATGCGGAGGTGTTGACCCAAGTGGAGCACGGCTATCGCATGCCCCTGCCACCCAATTGCGAGCCGCGCCTGTACGAGATCATGCTCGAGTGCTGGCACAAGGATCCCATGCGCAGACCCACATTCGAGACGCTCCAATGGAAGCTCGAGGACTTCTACACCTCCGATCAGAGCGACTACAAGGAGGCGCAGGCTTACTGA